A genomic window from Carassius carassius chromosome 29, fCarCar2.1, whole genome shotgun sequence includes:
- the LOC132109415 gene encoding rho guanine nucleotide exchange factor 37-like has translation MANSLKANVTLKAKKEIREEKEGAKEMDDTLDKPAEEEEDEEERKARAAARERAAQRQLMTIEELVQTERNYLKHLHLCTVTIHSNLQKLQPPPPNLENMFQHIDEVMDVSSRLLSLLDQTQIHHSDPKYLETLCDSFLSLSQDIEMAYKEYLANYNNITALENSYKQKEVLWVEMVRIVKSSAPDVNASTLSFFLVMPVQRIARYPLLLQTIQKHTDPGHPAYPLLEHTAHTAVQINCRINEYKRFREVADKYKKTENLTIKDKINRLSGHSIAKKTARFSQYIKHETGMVPKLKDEEFDALAGFFFVLERGVSELHDNLEAYLHHLQRFLHCRPEEADLDLEGEKTALFSKEITVALRQWIYPSYEERLKTLVFKPLSSLQELMAGPRNLIRKRQDKLLDYELIEEKSNLSFEEQAIANTYKTMNTLLLTELPQFNGKALQILWASLESFSALQRDLAADMEQLATSFTHQLPHSYLEDGEFWKWAETSVLEGSRRMESLCQSVQDELNAPIVQALNTVCEQRLKALTAKHGSEKIYQLTGPVVGTRDLDLTLNKGELVAVISEMDTRGDRRRWLVDAGGPRGYVPASKLARYHQITTDPPQSPHLNVIPSGPGPRRHSYTPGAQPLLTTTTPCFQVYAGYDFTARSAHEVSLRAGEQVLVLEHHDKRGNKDWSLVEARGQRGYVPSNYLAILPSVIASPTFPYR, from the exons ATGGCGAATTCCCTGAAGGCAAATGTAACACTGAAAGCAAAGAAGGAGATCAGAGAAGAGAAAGAGGGAGCTAAAGAAATGGATGACACCTTGGATAAGCCtgcagaggaggaagaggatgaagagGAGAGGAAGGCCCGGGCCgccgcgagagagagagccgctCAGAGGCAGCTCATGACCATAGAGGAGCTGGTGCAGACTGAGAGGAACTACCTGAAACATCTGCACCTCTGTACGGTCACCATCCACAGCAACCTGCAGAAACTACAG CCTCCTCCTCCAAACCTGGAGAACATGTTCCAGCACATAGATGAAGTGATGGATGTTTCCAGCAGACTCCTGAGCCTCCTCGACCAGACACAGATTCATCACAGTGATCCGAAATACCTGGAAACTCTCT GTGATTCCTTCCTGAGTCTGTCTCAAGATATAGAGATGGCTTATAAAGAGTATCTTGCCAACTACAACAACATAACCGCTCTAGAGAACAGCTACAAACAGAAAGAAGTGCTGTGGGTGGAAATGGTCCGAATCGTCAAATCATCTGC TCCTGATGTGAATGCATCCACTCTGAGCTTCTTCCTGGTGATGCCGGTTCAGAGAATCGCCCGTTACCCACTGCTGCTGCAGACCATTCAGAAACACACAGACCCCGGGCACCCTGCGTACCCCTTACTGGAGCACACCGCTCACACTGCAGTCCAGATCAACTGCAGGATCAATGAATACAAACGCTTCCGTGAAGTCG CTGACAAATACAAGAAGACAGAGAACCTGACCATCAAGGACAAGATCAATCGGCTGAGTGGGCACAGTATTGCCAAGAAGACGGCCCGGTTCAGCCAGTACATAAAGCACGAGACAGGAATGGTGCCTAAG TTGAAAGATGAAGAATTTGATGCCCTTGCTGGCTTCTTCTTTGTCCTGGAGAGGGGCGTCTCAGAGCTTCACGATAACCTGGAGGCCTATCTCCACCATCTGCAG AGGTTCCTCCACTGCAGACCAGAGGAAGCAGATCTTGATCTGGAAGGAGAGAAAACCGCCTTGTTCTCTAAAGAAATCACGGTGGCACTCAGACAGTGGATCTACCCCTCATAT GAGGAGCGTTTGAAGACTTTAGTCTTTAAGCCCTTGAGCTCACTGCAGGAACTGATGGCAGGACCACGTAACCTCATCCGCAAACGTCAGGACAAGCTTCTGGACTATGAGCTAATCGAGGAGAAGAGTAACCTGAGCTTTGAGGAGCAAGCCATAGCAAACACCTACAAGACCATGAACACTCTCCTGCTGACCGAGCTGCCACAATTCAACGGCAAAGCCCTGCAGATCCTGTGGGCATCACTAGAGTCCTTCAGCgcccttcagagagacctggcgGCTGATATGGAGCAGCTGGCCACCAGCTTCACCCATCAG CTCCCACACAGTTATTTGGAGGACGGTGAGTTCTGGAAGTGGGCAGAGACTTCGGTGCTGGAGGGTTCAAGGAGGATGGAGAGCCTGTGTCAGAGTGTTCAGGATGAGCTCAATGCTCCCATTGTGCAG GCTCTCAATACCGTGTGTGAGCAGCGTCTCAAGGCTCTGACCGCCAAACACGGCTCGGAGAAGATTTACCAGCTGACAGGCCCTGTGGTGGGCACCCGTGACCTTGACCTGACCCTCAACAAGGGAGAGCTGGTAGCTGTCATCAGTGAGATGGACACGCGAGGAGACCGTCGCCGCTGGCTGGTGGATGCAGGAG GCCCGAGGGGATATGTGCCTGCTTCAAAACTGGCACGTTACCACCAGATCACCACTGACCCGCCGCAGTCTCCTCATCTGAACGTCATACCCAGCGGTCCAGGGCCACGGAGACACTCCTACACCCCCGGAGCCCAGCCGCTGCTGACCACAACTACGCCCTGTTTTCAG GTGTACGCGGGATATGACTTCACTGCGAGGAGCGCTCATGAGGTTTCTCTGCGTGCCGGGGAGCAGGTTCTGGTGTTGGAGCATCACGATAAGCGTGGAAACAAGGACTGGAGTCTGGTGGAGGCGCGTGGCCAGAGAGGATACGTCCCCTCTAACTACCTCGCCATCCTCCCCTCGGTGATCGCCTCACCCACCTTCCCTTACCGCTAG